In Mixophyes fleayi isolate aMixFle1 chromosome 4, aMixFle1.hap1, whole genome shotgun sequence, the following proteins share a genomic window:
- the LOC142150790 gene encoding uncharacterized protein LOC142150790: MQGSHRRTLSAICSPLHEFGGGALELRHYKSIDTKDTLGDAGDINSNSSRPETAVSMPASPARAYSRGRGSPLTGYDTDPNSGSYNNLSSGTSYYSCVSQITIGFEVKGPVSIGISHWKPPYIHKESYHPYEQSQHNPDVPATPVSCSFLTQMDLSASLSCPTSLSIIPTVSRSSSQDTLSEDSEANQDFLDVFSKNAAESLPPHRPCDCPIDLIPGKRISRGRVFPLALPESQTMVAYISENLECGFIH; this comes from the exons ATGCAGGGCTCGCACAGGAGAACTCTGAGTGCTATATGCAGCCCTCTGCATGAGTTTGGTGGAGGGGCTCTGGAGCTCAGACACTACAAGTCCATCGATACAAAGGATACATTGGGTGATGCCGGGGATATTAATTCCAACTCCTCCCGTCCAGAGACAGCTGTGTCCATGCCAGCCAGCCCAGCGAGAGCCTACAGCAGAGGCAGGGGTTCTCCTCTCACTGGATACG aCACAGATCCTAACAGTGGAAGCTATAATAATCTCTCCAGTGGGACAAGCTATTACAGCTGTGTCAGTCAGATCACCATAG GTTTTGAAGTTAAAGGTCCAGTTTCAATAGGAATATCACACTGGAAACCTCCATATATTCACAAAGAGTCTTATCATCCATATGAACAATCCCAGCACAATCCTGATGTTCCAGCAACTCCAGTATCTTGTTCCTTTCTTACACAAATGGATTTATCAGCATCTTTATCCTGCCCAACCTCGTTGTCCATTATACCTACAGTTTCTCGCAGCAGCAGTCAAGATACTCTAAGTGAGGACTCAGAAGCCAACCAGG ATTTCTTGGACGTCTTCAGcaagaatgctgcagaatctctaCCGCCTCATCGTCCTTGTGATTGCCCCATCGACCTTATCCCTGGTAAAAGGATTTCCAGGGGTAGAGTGTTCCCATTAGCTTTACCTGAGTCTCAGACTATGGTGGCCTACATTTCCGAAAACCTTGAATGCGGTTTTATCCATTGA